Proteins found in one Drosophila busckii strain San Diego stock center, stock number 13000-0081.31 chromosome 2R, ASM1175060v1, whole genome shotgun sequence genomic segment:
- the LOC108604752 gene encoding nucleolar complex protein 3 homolog isoform X1, translating to MGTKKVKISSVKRTAHLKSKKKPISKQQQLKLKQKREQLSSKCEHGQNIFSQKARKRDNLAQRKKGNKLASLGQLRPLNNDDDAVEDGDMLLDNVADMLDGDDLALLQAKKRKRKARAAEEDQQLSVALEMAFATASKIEQDAIKIKVDLLPIKSREGEIITRSTKVDYLSKPKKYKAVEEESILLSESGDKNSIYDDSDDDVVNDENEITTAKMISTTDLLIARQQEVERHKYRIGIICSGILEKPEDKMRNFNALYELMDEINQSSGFANLLAVRKLAIVSVTELFKDILPEYRVGQIDTKMQTVRKATLERVTFENALLQQFKKFLQKLEQLTAQVNKRGGQKNAQTIKLAAVAVQSMCDLLLAHPYFNYVQNIAQLLVYMLNCNYCLMRKTVNQCFRTLFNNDKRLDMTLFVVRRINHLIKTKQNNVHIECITCLMGLKIKHVNLDADKENELKQKKLESHRQRLLSLSKKERKRRKKLTEVTKELEETHAEENKQTKHNKLTEIIKMVFTIYFRVLKNDPTSRVLSAILEGLSEFAHVINLEFFADLIDVLNSILEEQAQDLGYREKLHCIQTIFVILSGQGEVLNIDPIRFYQHFYRSMLVVQAGKTHDDFGIILRTLDEVLVKRRRNMSQQRLMAFVKRLLIGSLHLLHNGTLATLGTIKQTFQLTSVLDALLDTDSTTGSGHYDPQLDDPEYCNAASTALYELTLLARHYHPTVRRMSGHIASGVPGTGEGALPTEIGKLNAHELFIEYDSSKMAFNPTIPLPKKSEVKLKKGTQQFLCSEFKKDYRKFLCAAPPAILTNAIYYDFLGAIRAPSNTIT from the exons ATGGGCACG AAGAAAGTAAAGATCAGCTCAGTGAAGCGGACTGCTcatttgaaatcaaaaaaaaaaccgataagcaaacagcagcagctaaaattgaagcaaaagCGTGAACAATTGAGCTCAAAGTGTGAACATGGGCAAAACATCTTCTCACAAAAGGCGCGGAAACGTGACAATTTAGCCCAACGTAAGAAAGGCAATAAGCTGGCGTCACTCGGACAACTACGTCCCTTAAATAATGATGACGACGCAGTTGAGGACGGTGACATGTTACTGGACAACGTTGCTGATATGCTCGACGGTGACGATTTAGCTCTATTACAAGCTAAAAAACGCAAGCGTAAGGCAAGAGCGGCTGAGGAAGATCAGCAGCTATCGGTGGCCCTTGAAATGGCCTTTGCAACGGCCAGCAAAATAGAGCAGGATGCTATAAAGATAAAAGTCGACTTGCTTCCTATAAAATCGCGAGAGGGGGAGATTATAACACGAAGCACCAAAGTTGACTATTTGTCCAagccaaaaaaatacaagGCAGTGGAGGAGGAATCCATTTTACTGTCAGAATCAGGCGACAAAAACAGTATCTACGATGACAGTGACGATGACGTGGTTAATGATGAGAATGAAATAACAACGGCCAAAATGATCTCTACCACGGATTTATTAATTGCTCGCCAGCAGGAAGTGGAACGCCATAAATATCGCATTGGCATCATTTGCTCAGGAATACTGGAGAAGCCAGAAGATAAGATGCGCAATTTCAATGCGCTTTACGAGCTGATGGATGAAATTAATCAGAGCAGTGGCTTTGCCAATCTGCTAGCCGTGCGCAAACTAGCCATTGTTTCAGTCACGGAGTTATTCAAGGACATTCTGCCGGAATATCGAGTGGGCCAAATTGATACCAAGATGCAAACTGTGCGCAAGGCTACCTTGGAGCGTGTGACTTTTGAAAATgctttgctgcagcagtttaAGAAGTTTCTGCAGAAGCTGGAGCAGTTGACGGCACAGGTGAACAAACGTGGTGGACAAAAAAATGCTCAAACCATAAAGCTTGCCGCGGTGGCTGTGCAAAGCATGTGCGATCTTCTCTTAGCGCATCCCTACTTCAACTACGTCCAGAACATTGCCCAGCTGTTGGTCTACATGCTGAACTGCAATTATTGCCTCATGAGAAAAACTGTAAATCAGTGCTTCCGCACATTGTTCAACAATGACAAGCGACTGGACATGACACTTTTTGTGGTGCGGCGCATTAATCACCTGATTAAGACTAAGCAAAACAATGTGCATATCGAGTGCATCACCTGTCTAATGGGCCTGAAGATCAAGCATGTCAACTTGGATGCCGACAAAGAGAACGAACTCAAGCAAAAGAAACTTGAGTCGCATCGCCAGCGACTGCTCAGTTTGTCGAAGAAAGAGCGTAAACGTCGAAAAAAGCTCACCGAGGTTACAAAGGAGCTGGAGGAAACTCACGCTGaggaaaacaaacaaaccaaacacAACAAACTTACTGAAATCATTAAAATGGTCTTCACAATATACTTTCGCGTGCTTAAAAATGATCCTACATCGCGTGTGCTTAGCGCCATACTGGAGGGTCTATCGGA ATTCGCGCATGTAATTAATCTGGAGTTCTTTGCCGACCTCATTGACGTGCTCAATAGTATACTGGAAGAGCAGGCCCAAGATTTAGGTTATCGGGAGAAATTGCACTGCATTCAAACAATCTTTGTCATACTCTCCGGCCAGGGCGAGGTGCTGAACATTGATCCTATACGCTTCTATCAGCACTTCTATCGTAGTATGCTAGTGGTGCAAGCGGGCAAGACCCACGATGACTTCGGGATTATCTTACGCACCCTTGATGAGGTGCTGGTTAAGCGGCGACGCAACATGAGTCAACAGAGACTAATGGCATTTGTCAAGCGTTTGTTAATTGGCAGTCTGCATCTACTACACAATGGTACGCTCGCAACACTGGGCACCATCAAGCAGACCTTTCAGCTGACCTCGGTTCTAGACGCTTTGCTTGACACAGACTCTACTACAGGTTCGGGCCATTACGATCCTCAACTAGATGATCCCGAGTACTGCAATGCGGCAAGCACTGCGCTTTATGAGCTCACCCTACTTGCCCGTCACTATCATCCCACTGTACGCCGTATGTCGGGGCATATAGCTAGCGGAGTTCCAGGCACTGGGGAAGGAGCACTTCCAACCGAAATTGGCAAACT CAATGCCCATGAGCTCTTCATCGAATACGACAGCAGTAAGATGGCCTTTAATCCCACTATACCTTTGCCTAAAAAGAGTGaagtcaaattgaaaaaaggCACGCAACAATTCTTATGTTCCGAATTCAAAAAGGATTACAGGAAATTTCTGTGTGCTGCACCACCAGCCATTTTAACAAACGCAATTTACTATGATTTTCTAGGCGCTATCCGAGCCCCTAGCAATACCATCACCTAG
- the LOC108604071 gene encoding adenosine deaminase-like protein, giving the protein MRSAKRSPLSNVPGSVQIDEKILAFLRELPKVELHAHLNGCLNINSIRELAATVYGKETDEFLMLSKRFLTFKKGANLDDCFEKFSFVHDLTASKVGLQRATELVIRDFAKDNVIYLELRTTPKSNANMSRRDYLQTVLECISRARSRYSMKVKLLPSINRGEPVSVSEETVALSVDFCKLYPDIIVGIDFSGNPNKGNFEEFMPALTLARKHGLMLAIHCAEIPNRSEIKQMLMFGMSRCGHGTYLTSADYAYMKQHNIAVECCLTSNIKSGTVESLQYHHIKRLIEAEVPRVLCTDDSGVFDTTLSNEFYLATEAFGLTQTQCIDLTMEAIDHAFASCEEKQNLKIQLDAFISQMTVKDNRVHKTKRYIEKKTCE; this is encoded by the coding sequence ATGCGTTCAGCCAAACGTAGCCCTCTTTCAAATGTGCCTGGAAGCGTACAAATTGATGAAAAAATACTGGCGTTTTTACGAGAGTTACCAAAAGTGGAACTGCATGCCCATTTGAACGGCTGCTTGAACATAAATAGCATCCGTGAATTAGCTGCAACAGTGTACGGAAAAGAGACAGATGAATTTCTGATGTTATCTAAGCGCTTTCTTACATTTAAAAAGGGAGCTAATCTTGACGATTGTTTCgaaaaatttagttttgtgcACGATTTGACTGCTTCAAAGGTGGGGTTACAGCGTGCAACAGAATTGGTTATTCGTGATTTTGCAAAGGATAATGTCATATATCTTGAGCTTAGAACAACGCCAAAGTCAAATGCTAACATGTCTAGAAGGGATTATTTACAAACTGTACTAGAGTGCATTAGTAGAGCACGCAGCCGGTATTCCATGAAAGTGAAGCTATTGCCATCTATAAATCGGGGTGAGCCGGTTTCTGTCTCCGAGGAAACCGTTGCATTGTCTGTGGATTTTTGTAAACTCTATCCCGATATTATAGTTGGTATTGACTTTAGCGGTAATCCAAATAAGGGAAACTTTGAAGAATTTATGCCAGCGTTAACCTTGGCCCGAAAACACGGATTGATGCTGGCCATCCATTGTGCAGAGATTCCAAACCGTTCAGAAATCAAACAGATGCTAATGTTTGGAATGTCTCGATGCGGGCACGGAACGTATCTTACCAGTGCAGACTACGCTTACATGAAGCAACATAATATCGCAGTCGAGTGCTGTCTAACAAGTAATATAAAGTCAGGCACGGTTGAAAGTCTTCAGTACCATCATATCAAGCGATTAATAGAAGCAGAAGTTCCCAGAGTTCTTTGTACAGATGATAGCGGCGTCTTCGATACTACTCTAAGTAACGAGTTCTACCTGGCAACGGAAGCTTTTGGACTGACACAGACTCAGTGCATCGATCTCACTATGGAAGCTATCGACCACGCTTTTGCGAGTTGTGAGGAGAAGCAAAATCTTAAAATACAGCTTGACGCATTTATATCCCAGATGACCGTCAAAGACAATAGggtgcataaaacaaaacggtacatagaaaaaaaaacttgtgaATAG
- the LOC108604752 gene encoding nucleolar complex protein 3 homolog isoform X2, producing the protein MGTKVKISSVKRTAHLKSKKKPISKQQQLKLKQKREQLSSKCEHGQNIFSQKARKRDNLAQRKKGNKLASLGQLRPLNNDDDAVEDGDMLLDNVADMLDGDDLALLQAKKRKRKARAAEEDQQLSVALEMAFATASKIEQDAIKIKVDLLPIKSREGEIITRSTKVDYLSKPKKYKAVEEESILLSESGDKNSIYDDSDDDVVNDENEITTAKMISTTDLLIARQQEVERHKYRIGIICSGILEKPEDKMRNFNALYELMDEINQSSGFANLLAVRKLAIVSVTELFKDILPEYRVGQIDTKMQTVRKATLERVTFENALLQQFKKFLQKLEQLTAQVNKRGGQKNAQTIKLAAVAVQSMCDLLLAHPYFNYVQNIAQLLVYMLNCNYCLMRKTVNQCFRTLFNNDKRLDMTLFVVRRINHLIKTKQNNVHIECITCLMGLKIKHVNLDADKENELKQKKLESHRQRLLSLSKKERKRRKKLTEVTKELEETHAEENKQTKHNKLTEIIKMVFTIYFRVLKNDPTSRVLSAILEGLSEFAHVINLEFFADLIDVLNSILEEQAQDLGYREKLHCIQTIFVILSGQGEVLNIDPIRFYQHFYRSMLVVQAGKTHDDFGIILRTLDEVLVKRRRNMSQQRLMAFVKRLLIGSLHLLHNGTLATLGTIKQTFQLTSVLDALLDTDSTTGSGHYDPQLDDPEYCNAASTALYELTLLARHYHPTVRRMSGHIASGVPGTGEGALPTEIGKLNAHELFIEYDSSKMAFNPTIPLPKKSEVKLKKGTQQFLCSEFKKDYRKFLCAAPPAILTNAIYYDFLGAIRAPSNTIT; encoded by the exons ATGGGCACG AAAGTAAAGATCAGCTCAGTGAAGCGGACTGCTcatttgaaatcaaaaaaaaaaccgataagcaaacagcagcagctaaaattgaagcaaaagCGTGAACAATTGAGCTCAAAGTGTGAACATGGGCAAAACATCTTCTCACAAAAGGCGCGGAAACGTGACAATTTAGCCCAACGTAAGAAAGGCAATAAGCTGGCGTCACTCGGACAACTACGTCCCTTAAATAATGATGACGACGCAGTTGAGGACGGTGACATGTTACTGGACAACGTTGCTGATATGCTCGACGGTGACGATTTAGCTCTATTACAAGCTAAAAAACGCAAGCGTAAGGCAAGAGCGGCTGAGGAAGATCAGCAGCTATCGGTGGCCCTTGAAATGGCCTTTGCAACGGCCAGCAAAATAGAGCAGGATGCTATAAAGATAAAAGTCGACTTGCTTCCTATAAAATCGCGAGAGGGGGAGATTATAACACGAAGCACCAAAGTTGACTATTTGTCCAagccaaaaaaatacaagGCAGTGGAGGAGGAATCCATTTTACTGTCAGAATCAGGCGACAAAAACAGTATCTACGATGACAGTGACGATGACGTGGTTAATGATGAGAATGAAATAACAACGGCCAAAATGATCTCTACCACGGATTTATTAATTGCTCGCCAGCAGGAAGTGGAACGCCATAAATATCGCATTGGCATCATTTGCTCAGGAATACTGGAGAAGCCAGAAGATAAGATGCGCAATTTCAATGCGCTTTACGAGCTGATGGATGAAATTAATCAGAGCAGTGGCTTTGCCAATCTGCTAGCCGTGCGCAAACTAGCCATTGTTTCAGTCACGGAGTTATTCAAGGACATTCTGCCGGAATATCGAGTGGGCCAAATTGATACCAAGATGCAAACTGTGCGCAAGGCTACCTTGGAGCGTGTGACTTTTGAAAATgctttgctgcagcagtttaAGAAGTTTCTGCAGAAGCTGGAGCAGTTGACGGCACAGGTGAACAAACGTGGTGGACAAAAAAATGCTCAAACCATAAAGCTTGCCGCGGTGGCTGTGCAAAGCATGTGCGATCTTCTCTTAGCGCATCCCTACTTCAACTACGTCCAGAACATTGCCCAGCTGTTGGTCTACATGCTGAACTGCAATTATTGCCTCATGAGAAAAACTGTAAATCAGTGCTTCCGCACATTGTTCAACAATGACAAGCGACTGGACATGACACTTTTTGTGGTGCGGCGCATTAATCACCTGATTAAGACTAAGCAAAACAATGTGCATATCGAGTGCATCACCTGTCTAATGGGCCTGAAGATCAAGCATGTCAACTTGGATGCCGACAAAGAGAACGAACTCAAGCAAAAGAAACTTGAGTCGCATCGCCAGCGACTGCTCAGTTTGTCGAAGAAAGAGCGTAAACGTCGAAAAAAGCTCACCGAGGTTACAAAGGAGCTGGAGGAAACTCACGCTGaggaaaacaaacaaaccaaacacAACAAACTTACTGAAATCATTAAAATGGTCTTCACAATATACTTTCGCGTGCTTAAAAATGATCCTACATCGCGTGTGCTTAGCGCCATACTGGAGGGTCTATCGGA ATTCGCGCATGTAATTAATCTGGAGTTCTTTGCCGACCTCATTGACGTGCTCAATAGTATACTGGAAGAGCAGGCCCAAGATTTAGGTTATCGGGAGAAATTGCACTGCATTCAAACAATCTTTGTCATACTCTCCGGCCAGGGCGAGGTGCTGAACATTGATCCTATACGCTTCTATCAGCACTTCTATCGTAGTATGCTAGTGGTGCAAGCGGGCAAGACCCACGATGACTTCGGGATTATCTTACGCACCCTTGATGAGGTGCTGGTTAAGCGGCGACGCAACATGAGTCAACAGAGACTAATGGCATTTGTCAAGCGTTTGTTAATTGGCAGTCTGCATCTACTACACAATGGTACGCTCGCAACACTGGGCACCATCAAGCAGACCTTTCAGCTGACCTCGGTTCTAGACGCTTTGCTTGACACAGACTCTACTACAGGTTCGGGCCATTACGATCCTCAACTAGATGATCCCGAGTACTGCAATGCGGCAAGCACTGCGCTTTATGAGCTCACCCTACTTGCCCGTCACTATCATCCCACTGTACGCCGTATGTCGGGGCATATAGCTAGCGGAGTTCCAGGCACTGGGGAAGGAGCACTTCCAACCGAAATTGGCAAACT CAATGCCCATGAGCTCTTCATCGAATACGACAGCAGTAAGATGGCCTTTAATCCCACTATACCTTTGCCTAAAAAGAGTGaagtcaaattgaaaaaaggCACGCAACAATTCTTATGTTCCGAATTCAAAAAGGATTACAGGAAATTTCTGTGTGCTGCACCACCAGCCATTTTAACAAACGCAATTTACTATGATTTTCTAGGCGCTATCCGAGCCCCTAGCAATACCATCACCTAG